One part of the Arabidopsis thaliana chromosome 4, partial sequence genome encodes these proteins:
- the CRK32 gene encoding cysteine-rich RLK (RECEPTOR-like protein kinase) 32 (cysteine-rich RLK (RECEPTOR-like protein kinase) 32 (CRK32); FUNCTIONS IN: kinase activity; INVOLVED IN: protein amino acid phosphorylation; LOCATED IN: endomembrane system; CONTAINS InterPro DOMAIN/s: Protein kinase, ATP binding site (InterPro:IPR017441), Protein kinase, catalytic domain (InterPro:IPR000719), Protein of unknown function DUF26 (InterPro:IPR002902), Serine-threonine/tyrosine-protein kinase (InterPro:IPR001245), Protein kinase-like domain (InterPro:IPR011009), Serine/threonine-protein kinase, active site (InterPro:IPR008271); BEST Arabidopsis thaliana protein match is: cysteine-rich RLK (RECEPTOR-like protein kinase) 31 (TAIR:AT4G11470.1); Has 119490 Blast hits to 117914 proteins in 4533 species: Archae - 87; Bacteria - 13209; Metazoa - 44379; Fungi - 10126; Plants - 33645; Viruses - 415; Other Eukaryotes - 17629 (source: NCBI BLink).), with amino-acid sequence MCLQNLLSILCFVLAISFGYVSAQKCVDSMFFRPNGTYDTNRHLILSNLASNVSSRDGYYNGSVGEGPDRIYALGLCIPGTDPKVCDDCMQIASTGILQNCPNQTDSYDWRSQKTLCFVRYSNSSFFNKMDLEPTMVIGDLNSGLFQGDLAAYTRTWEEFMNSMITRVGRTRYLADISPRIGSARIYALMQCIRGISSMECETCIRDNVRMYQSCCNGFIGGTIRKPVCFFRWDGSEYLGAFGDTPSLPPPSPDGKTISTGAIVAVVVSVVIFVVLLALVLVIRKRRQSYKTLKPKTDDDMTSPQSLQFDFMTLEAATDKFSRNNKLGKGGFGEVYKGMLPNETEVAVKRLSSNSGQGTQEFKNEVVIVAKLQHKNLVRLLGFCLERDEQILVYEFVPNKSLNYFLFGNKQKHLLDPTKKSQLDWKRRYNIIGGITRGLLYLHQDSRLTIIHRDIKASNILLDADMNPKIADFGMARNFRVDQTEDNTRRVVGTFGYMPPEYVTHGQFSTKSDVYSFGVLILEIVCGKKNSSFYKIDDSGGNLVTHVWRLWNNDSPLDLIDPAIEESCDNDKVIRCIHIGLLCVQETPVDRPEMSTIFQMLTNSSITLPVPRPPGFFFRNRSNLDPLTYGSELGQSSSKSIPYTIDSASITRVTPR; translated from the exons ATGTGTCTGCAAAATCTCTTGtcaatcctctgttttgtccTCGCCATTAGCTTCGGCTACGTGTCTGCACAAAAATGCGTGGATTCAATGTTTTTCAGACCCAACGGTACTTATGACACAAACCGTCATCTCATTCTCTCAAACCTTGCTTCCAACGTGAGTTCTCGAGACGGCTACTACAACGGTTCTGTCGGTGAAGGCCCTGATAGAATCTATGCGTTAGGTCTCTGTATCCCAGGGACTGATCCAAAGGTCTGTGATGATTGTATGCAAATCGCATCTACGGGTATATTACAAAACTGCCCGAACCAGACCGACTCATACGACTGGAGATCCCAGAAAACACTCTGTTTCGTTCGTTACTCCAACAGCTCGTTTTTCAACAAAATGGATCTAGAGCCGACAATGGTTATAGGAGATCTAAATAGTGGACTATTCCAAGGGGACCTTGCAGCTTATACAAGAACATGGGAGGAGTTCATGAACTCTATGATCACCAGAGTCGGTCGAACTCGTTACCTGGCCGATATATCCCCTCGGATAGGTTCTGCTCGTATATATGCGCTGATGCAATGTATTCGAGGGATATCCTCTATGGAATGTGAAACTTGTATTCGAGATAATGTGCGTATGTACCAGAGTTGCTGCAATGGGTTCATAGGAGGAACTATTCGCAAGCCGGTCTGCTTTTTCAGGTGGGATGGTTCTGAATATCTTGGTGCCTTTGGTGACACGCCATCGCTACCTCCACCATCTCCAGATGGGAAAACAATATCTACGGGAGCTATTGTTGCAGTTGTTGTCTCCGTGGTTATATTTGTAGTGCTGCTCGCTTTAGTATTGGTCATACGGAAGAGAAGACAATCGTACAAAACACTAAAACCTaaaa CTGATGATGACATGACAAGTCCACAGTCTCTGCAATTTGATTTTATGACCCTCGAAGCGGCAACTGATAAATTTTCGAGGAATAACAAGCTAGGTAAAGGTGGGTTTGGTGAagtttacaag GGAATGTTACCAAACGAAACAGAAGTTGCGGTGAAGCGGCTATCGAGTAATTCAGGACAAGGCACACAAGAGTTCAAGAACGAGGTTGTAATTGTGGCTAAGCTTCAACATAAGAATCTTGTTAGGCTTCTTGGGTTTTGCTTAGAAAGAGATGAACAGATACTTGTCTACGAGTTTGTTCCCAACAAGAGCCTTAATTATTTCCTCTTtggtaataaacaaaaacacttaCTTG ATCCAACCAAGAAGAGTCAGCTAGATTGGAAAAGACGGTACAACATCATAGGAGGGATTACGCGAGGGCTTCTCTATCTTCATCAAGACTCGCGGCTAACCATCATACACCGTGACATCAAAGCAAGTAACATTCTTTTAGATGCTGATATGAACCCTAAAATAGCGGATTTTGGAATGGCAAGGAATTTTAGAGTGGACCAAACTGAAGACAATACAAGAAGAGTTGTTGGAACTTT CGGTTACATGCCTCCAGAGTATGTGACGCATGGCCAGTTCTCTACCAAATCTGATGTTTATAGCTTTGGAGTATTGATTCTGGAGATTGTTTGTGGCAAGAAGAACAGCAGCTTCTATAAGATAGATGATTCTGGTGGCAATTTGGTGACACAT GTTTGGCGGCTTTGGAACAATGACTCACCTTTAGATCTCATCGACCCTGCGATTGAGGAAAGCTGCGATAATGATAAAGTCATAAGATGTATCCATATCGGACTTTTATGTGTTCAAGAAACTCCTGTAGATCGGCCAGAGATGTCTACAATATTTCAAATGCTTACTAATAGCTCCATTACTCTGCCTGTGCCTCGACCACCTGGATTTTTCTTCAGGAACAGATCCAATTTAGACCCTTTAACTTATGGATCCGAGCTGGGGCAATCGAGCAGCAAATCTATTCCTTATACTATAGATAGTGCGTCAATCACTAGAGTCACTCCTCGGTAA
- the CRK32 gene encoding cysteine-rich RLK (RECEPTOR-like protein kinase) 32 — protein sequence MCLQNLLSILCFVLAISFGYVSAQKCVDSMFFRPNGTYDTNRHLILSNLASNVSSRDGYYNGSVGEGPDRIYALGLCIPGTDPKVCDDCMQIASTGILQNCPNQTDSYDWRSQKTLCFVRYSNSSFFNKMDLEPTMVIGDLNSGLFQGDLAAYTRTWEEFMNSMITRVGRTRYLADISPRIGSARIYALMQCIRGISSMECETCIRDNVRMYQSCCNGFIGGTIRKPVCFFRWDGSEYLGAFGDTPSLPPPSPDGKTISTGAIVAVVVSVVIFVVLLALVLVIRKRRQSYKTLKPKIIAADDDMTSPQSLQFDFMTLEAATDKFSRNNKLGKGGFGEVYKGMLPNETEVAVKRLSSNSGQGTQEFKNEVVIVAKLQHKNLVRLLGFCLERDEQILVYEFVPNKSLNYFLFDPTKKSQLDWKRRYNIIGGITRGLLYLHQDSRLTIIHRDIKASNILLDADMNPKIADFGMARNFRVDQTEDNTRRVVGTFGYMPPEYVTHGQFSTKSDVYSFGVLILEIVCGKKNSSFYKIDDSGGNLVTHVWRLWNNDSPLDLIDPAIEESCDNDKVIRCIHIGLLCVQETPVDRPEMSTIFQMLTNSSITLPVPRPPGFFFRNRSNLDPLTYGSELGQSSSKSIPYTIDSASITRVTPR from the exons ATGTGTCTGCAAAATCTCTTGtcaatcctctgttttgtccTCGCCATTAGCTTCGGCTACGTGTCTGCACAAAAATGCGTGGATTCAATGTTTTTCAGACCCAACGGTACTTATGACACAAACCGTCATCTCATTCTCTCAAACCTTGCTTCCAACGTGAGTTCTCGAGACGGCTACTACAACGGTTCTGTCGGTGAAGGCCCTGATAGAATCTATGCGTTAGGTCTCTGTATCCCAGGGACTGATCCAAAGGTCTGTGATGATTGTATGCAAATCGCATCTACGGGTATATTACAAAACTGCCCGAACCAGACCGACTCATACGACTGGAGATCCCAGAAAACACTCTGTTTCGTTCGTTACTCCAACAGCTCGTTTTTCAACAAAATGGATCTAGAGCCGACAATGGTTATAGGAGATCTAAATAGTGGACTATTCCAAGGGGACCTTGCAGCTTATACAAGAACATGGGAGGAGTTCATGAACTCTATGATCACCAGAGTCGGTCGAACTCGTTACCTGGCCGATATATCCCCTCGGATAGGTTCTGCTCGTATATATGCGCTGATGCAATGTATTCGAGGGATATCCTCTATGGAATGTGAAACTTGTATTCGAGATAATGTGCGTATGTACCAGAGTTGCTGCAATGGGTTCATAGGAGGAACTATTCGCAAGCCGGTCTGCTTTTTCAGGTGGGATGGTTCTGAATATCTTGGTGCCTTTGGTGACACGCCATCGCTACCTCCACCATCTCCAGATGGGAAAACAATATCTACGGGAGCTATTGTTGCAGTTGTTGTCTCCGTGGTTATATTTGTAGTGCTGCTCGCTTTAGTATTGGTCATACGGAAGAGAAGACAATCGTACAAAACACTAAAACCTaaaa TTATTGCAGCTGATGATGACATGACAAGTCCACAGTCTCTGCAATTTGATTTTATGACCCTCGAAGCGGCAACTGATAAATTTTCGAGGAATAACAAGCTAGGTAAAGGTGGGTTTGGTGAagtttacaag GGAATGTTACCAAACGAAACAGAAGTTGCGGTGAAGCGGCTATCGAGTAATTCAGGACAAGGCACACAAGAGTTCAAGAACGAGGTTGTAATTGTGGCTAAGCTTCAACATAAGAATCTTGTTAGGCTTCTTGGGTTTTGCTTAGAAAGAGATGAACAGATACTTGTCTACGAGTTTGTTCCCAACAAGAGCCTTAATTATTTCCTCTTtg ATCCAACCAAGAAGAGTCAGCTAGATTGGAAAAGACGGTACAACATCATAGGAGGGATTACGCGAGGGCTTCTCTATCTTCATCAAGACTCGCGGCTAACCATCATACACCGTGACATCAAAGCAAGTAACATTCTTTTAGATGCTGATATGAACCCTAAAATAGCGGATTTTGGAATGGCAAGGAATTTTAGAGTGGACCAAACTGAAGACAATACAAGAAGAGTTGTTGGAACTTT CGGTTACATGCCTCCAGAGTATGTGACGCATGGCCAGTTCTCTACCAAATCTGATGTTTATAGCTTTGGAGTATTGATTCTGGAGATTGTTTGTGGCAAGAAGAACAGCAGCTTCTATAAGATAGATGATTCTGGTGGCAATTTGGTGACACAT GTTTGGCGGCTTTGGAACAATGACTCACCTTTAGATCTCATCGACCCTGCGATTGAGGAAAGCTGCGATAATGATAAAGTCATAAGATGTATCCATATCGGACTTTTATGTGTTCAAGAAACTCCTGTAGATCGGCCAGAGATGTCTACAATATTTCAAATGCTTACTAATAGCTCCATTACTCTGCCTGTGCCTCGACCACCTGGATTTTTCTTCAGGAACAGATCCAATTTAGACCCTTTAACTTATGGATCCGAGCTGGGGCAATCGAGCAGCAAATCTATTCCTTATACTATAGATAGTGCGTCAATCACTAGAGTCACTCCTCGGTAA
- the LCR11 gene encoding low-molecular-weight cysteine-rich 11 (low-molecular-weight cysteine-rich 11 (LCR11); LOCATED IN: endomembrane system; CONTAINS InterPro DOMAIN/s: S locus-related glycoprotein 1 binding pollen coat (InterPro:IPR010851); BEST Arabidopsis thaliana protein match is: low-molecular-weight cysteine-rich 17 (TAIR:AT4G11760.1); Has 35333 Blast hits to 34131 proteins in 2444 species: Archae - 798; Bacteria - 22429; Metazoa - 974; Fungi - 991; Plants - 531; Viruses - 0; Other Eukaryotes - 9610 (source: NCBI BLink).), which translates to MKKASQLSTTILTIFIVLAIGMMVKGTVGKQRLCIKVLTNASHVSKGASTCDSKLCTSLCEKISPQGVSFCKPIATTGQSKKGNPVCNCRYWCRSDGTPHTT; encoded by the exons ATGAAGAAAGCTAGTCAACTATCAACAACCATTCTAACTATCTTCATCGTCCTTGCAATAG GGATGATGGTGAAAGGAACAGTGGGAAAACAACGTCTTTGTATTAAAGTTCTAACAAATGCTTCACATGTATCTAAGGGTGCATCAACATGTGATTCGAAATTGTGTACCTCTTTATGTGAAAAGATATCTCCTCAAGGAGTTAGTTTTTGCAAGCCTATTGCAACTACAGGACAATCCAAGAAAGGAAATCCAGTATGTAACTGCAGATATTGGTGTCGATCGGATGGAACCCCGCACACCACATAG
- the CRK32 gene encoding cysteine-rich RLK (RECEPTOR-like protein kinase) 32: protein MCLQNLLSILCFVLAISFGYVSAQKCVDSMFFRPNGTYDTNRHLILSNLASNVSSRDGYYNGSVGEGPDRIYALGLCIPGTDPKVCDDCMQIASTGILQNCPNQTDSYDWRSQKTLCFVRYSNSSFFNKMDLEPTMVIGDLNSGLFQGDLAAYTRTWEEFMNSMITRVGRTRYLADISPRIGSARIYALMQCIRGISSMECETCIRDNVRMYQSCCNGFIGGTIRKPVCFFRWDGSEYLGAFGDTPSLPPPSPDGKTISTGAIVAVVVSVVIFVVLLALVLVIRKRRQSYKTLKPKTDDDMTSPQSLQFDFMTLEAATDKFSRNNKLGKGGFGEVYKGMLPNETEVAVKRLSSNSGQGTQEFKNEVVIVAKLQHKNLVRLLGFCLERDEQILVYEFVPNKSLNYFLFDPTKKSQLDWKRRYNIIGGITRGLLYLHQDSRLTIIHRDIKASNILLDADMNPKIADFGMARNFRVDQTEDNTRRVVGTFGYMPPEYVTHGQFSTKSDVYSFGVLILEIVCGKKNSSFYKIDDSGGNLVTHVWRLWNNDSPLDLIDPAIEESCDNDKVIRCIHIGLLCVQETPVDRPEMSTIFQMLTNSSITLPVPRPPGFFFRNRSNLDPLTYGSELGQSSSKSIPYTIDSASITRVTPR, encoded by the exons ATGTGTCTGCAAAATCTCTTGtcaatcctctgttttgtccTCGCCATTAGCTTCGGCTACGTGTCTGCACAAAAATGCGTGGATTCAATGTTTTTCAGACCCAACGGTACTTATGACACAAACCGTCATCTCATTCTCTCAAACCTTGCTTCCAACGTGAGTTCTCGAGACGGCTACTACAACGGTTCTGTCGGTGAAGGCCCTGATAGAATCTATGCGTTAGGTCTCTGTATCCCAGGGACTGATCCAAAGGTCTGTGATGATTGTATGCAAATCGCATCTACGGGTATATTACAAAACTGCCCGAACCAGACCGACTCATACGACTGGAGATCCCAGAAAACACTCTGTTTCGTTCGTTACTCCAACAGCTCGTTTTTCAACAAAATGGATCTAGAGCCGACAATGGTTATAGGAGATCTAAATAGTGGACTATTCCAAGGGGACCTTGCAGCTTATACAAGAACATGGGAGGAGTTCATGAACTCTATGATCACCAGAGTCGGTCGAACTCGTTACCTGGCCGATATATCCCCTCGGATAGGTTCTGCTCGTATATATGCGCTGATGCAATGTATTCGAGGGATATCCTCTATGGAATGTGAAACTTGTATTCGAGATAATGTGCGTATGTACCAGAGTTGCTGCAATGGGTTCATAGGAGGAACTATTCGCAAGCCGGTCTGCTTTTTCAGGTGGGATGGTTCTGAATATCTTGGTGCCTTTGGTGACACGCCATCGCTACCTCCACCATCTCCAGATGGGAAAACAATATCTACGGGAGCTATTGTTGCAGTTGTTGTCTCCGTGGTTATATTTGTAGTGCTGCTCGCTTTAGTATTGGTCATACGGAAGAGAAGACAATCGTACAAAACACTAAAACCTaaaa CTGATGATGACATGACAAGTCCACAGTCTCTGCAATTTGATTTTATGACCCTCGAAGCGGCAACTGATAAATTTTCGAGGAATAACAAGCTAGGTAAAGGTGGGTTTGGTGAagtttacaag GGAATGTTACCAAACGAAACAGAAGTTGCGGTGAAGCGGCTATCGAGTAATTCAGGACAAGGCACACAAGAGTTCAAGAACGAGGTTGTAATTGTGGCTAAGCTTCAACATAAGAATCTTGTTAGGCTTCTTGGGTTTTGCTTAGAAAGAGATGAACAGATACTTGTCTACGAGTTTGTTCCCAACAAGAGCCTTAATTATTTCCTCTTtg ATCCAACCAAGAAGAGTCAGCTAGATTGGAAAAGACGGTACAACATCATAGGAGGGATTACGCGAGGGCTTCTCTATCTTCATCAAGACTCGCGGCTAACCATCATACACCGTGACATCAAAGCAAGTAACATTCTTTTAGATGCTGATATGAACCCTAAAATAGCGGATTTTGGAATGGCAAGGAATTTTAGAGTGGACCAAACTGAAGACAATACAAGAAGAGTTGTTGGAACTTT CGGTTACATGCCTCCAGAGTATGTGACGCATGGCCAGTTCTCTACCAAATCTGATGTTTATAGCTTTGGAGTATTGATTCTGGAGATTGTTTGTGGCAAGAAGAACAGCAGCTTCTATAAGATAGATGATTCTGGTGGCAATTTGGTGACACAT GTTTGGCGGCTTTGGAACAATGACTCACCTTTAGATCTCATCGACCCTGCGATTGAGGAAAGCTGCGATAATGATAAAGTCATAAGATGTATCCATATCGGACTTTTATGTGTTCAAGAAACTCCTGTAGATCGGCCAGAGATGTCTACAATATTTCAAATGCTTACTAATAGCTCCATTACTCTGCCTGTGCCTCGACCACCTGGATTTTTCTTCAGGAACAGATCCAATTTAGACCCTTTAACTTATGGATCCGAGCTGGGGCAATCGAGCAGCAAATCTATTCCTTATACTATAGATAGTGCGTCAATCACTAGAGTCACTCCTCGGTAA
- the CRK32 gene encoding cysteine-rich RLK (RECEPTOR-like protein kinase) 32 codes for MCLQNLLSILCFVLAISFGYVSAQKCVDSMFFRPNGTYDTNRHLILSNLASNVSSRDGYYNGSVGEGPDRIYALGLCIPGTDPKVCDDCMQIASTGILQNCPNQTDSYDWRSQKTLCFVRYSNSSFFNKMDLEPTMVIGDLNSGLFQGDLAAYTRTWEEFMNSMITRVGRTRYLADISPRIGSARIYALMQCIRGISSMECETCIRDNVRMYQSCCNGFIGGTIRKPVCFFRWDGSEYLGAFGDTPSLPPPSPDGKTISTGAIVAVVVSVVIFVVLLALVLVIRKRRQSYKTLKPKIIAADDDMTSPQSLQFDFMTLEAATDKFSRNNKLGKGGFGEVYKGMLPNETEVAVKRLSSNSGQGTQEFKNEVVIVAKLQHKNLVRLLGFCLERDEQILVYEFVPNKSLNYFLFDPTKKSQLDWKRRYNIIGGITRGLLYLHQDSRLTIIHRDIKASNILLDADMNPKIADFGMARNFRVDQTEDNTRRVVGTL; via the exons ATGTGTCTGCAAAATCTCTTGtcaatcctctgttttgtccTCGCCATTAGCTTCGGCTACGTGTCTGCACAAAAATGCGTGGATTCAATGTTTTTCAGACCCAACGGTACTTATGACACAAACCGTCATCTCATTCTCTCAAACCTTGCTTCCAACGTGAGTTCTCGAGACGGCTACTACAACGGTTCTGTCGGTGAAGGCCCTGATAGAATCTATGCGTTAGGTCTCTGTATCCCAGGGACTGATCCAAAGGTCTGTGATGATTGTATGCAAATCGCATCTACGGGTATATTACAAAACTGCCCGAACCAGACCGACTCATACGACTGGAGATCCCAGAAAACACTCTGTTTCGTTCGTTACTCCAACAGCTCGTTTTTCAACAAAATGGATCTAGAGCCGACAATGGTTATAGGAGATCTAAATAGTGGACTATTCCAAGGGGACCTTGCAGCTTATACAAGAACATGGGAGGAGTTCATGAACTCTATGATCACCAGAGTCGGTCGAACTCGTTACCTGGCCGATATATCCCCTCGGATAGGTTCTGCTCGTATATATGCGCTGATGCAATGTATTCGAGGGATATCCTCTATGGAATGTGAAACTTGTATTCGAGATAATGTGCGTATGTACCAGAGTTGCTGCAATGGGTTCATAGGAGGAACTATTCGCAAGCCGGTCTGCTTTTTCAGGTGGGATGGTTCTGAATATCTTGGTGCCTTTGGTGACACGCCATCGCTACCTCCACCATCTCCAGATGGGAAAACAATATCTACGGGAGCTATTGTTGCAGTTGTTGTCTCCGTGGTTATATTTGTAGTGCTGCTCGCTTTAGTATTGGTCATACGGAAGAGAAGACAATCGTACAAAACACTAAAACCTaaaa TTATTGCAGCTGATGATGACATGACAAGTCCACAGTCTCTGCAATTTGATTTTATGACCCTCGAAGCGGCAACTGATAAATTTTCGAGGAATAACAAGCTAGGTAAAGGTGGGTTTGGTGAagtttacaag GGAATGTTACCAAACGAAACAGAAGTTGCGGTGAAGCGGCTATCGAGTAATTCAGGACAAGGCACACAAGAGTTCAAGAACGAGGTTGTAATTGTGGCTAAGCTTCAACATAAGAATCTTGTTAGGCTTCTTGGGTTTTGCTTAGAAAGAGATGAACAGATACTTGTCTACGAGTTTGTTCCCAACAAGAGCCTTAATTATTTCCTCTTtg ATCCAACCAAGAAGAGTCAGCTAGATTGGAAAAGACGGTACAACATCATAGGAGGGATTACGCGAGGGCTTCTCTATCTTCATCAAGACTCGCGGCTAACCATCATACACCGTGACATCAAAGCAAGTAACATTCTTTTAGATGCTGATATGAACCCTAAAATAGCGGATTTTGGAATGGCAAGGAATTTTAGAGTGGACCAAACTGAAGACAATACAAGAAGAGTTGTTGGAACTTTGTAA